GATCGACCAGCAGCACGTGGTCGGTGTCACCACCAACCCGTCGATCTTCCAGAAGGCGATCAGCAGCGGTGACGGTTACGAGCAGCAGCTCGCCGACCTCGCCGCCCGCAAGGTCACCGTCGACGAGGCCATCCGCATGATCACGACGGCGGACGTCCGTGACGCCGCCGACATCCTGCGTCCGGTCTACGACTCCACCGAGGGCCAGGACGGCCGCGTGTCGATCGAGGTCGACCCGCGTCTGGCGCACGAGACCACGGCGACCATCGCCGAGGCCAAGCAGCTCGCCTGGCTGGTGGACCGTCCGAACACGCTCATCAAGATCCCGGCGACCAAGGCCGGCCTGCCGGCGATCACCGAGGTCATCGGCAAGGGCATCAGCGTCAACGTCACGCTGATCTTCTCGCTGGAGCGCTACCGCGAGGTCATGGACGCCTACCTGGCGGGCCTGGAGAAGGCGAAGGCCGCCGGCCTGGACCTGTCCAAGATCCACTCGGTCGCCTCCTTCTTCGTGTCCCGCGTGGACTCGGAGATCGACAAGCGCCTCGACGGCATCGGCACCGACGAGGCCAAGGCCCTCAAGGGCAAGGCGGCGCTCGCGAACGCCCGTCTGGCCTACGAGGCCTACGAAGAGGTGTTCGGCACCGAGCGCTGGGCGGCCCTGGACAAGGCGCAGGCCAACAAGCAGCGTCCGCTGTGGGCCTCGACCGGCGTCAAGGACCCGGCGTACAAGGACACCCTGTACGTGGTGGACCTGGTCGCCCCCGGCACGGTGAACACCATGCCGGAGGCCACCATGGAGGCCACCGCCGACCACGGCGAGGTCACCGGCGACACCATTCGCGGCACCTACGGCCAGGCTCGTGCCGAGCTGGACGCGGTCGCGAAGCTGGGCATCTCGTACGACGATGTGGTGCAGCTGCTGGAGGACGAAGGCGTCGAGAAGTTCGAGGCGTCCTGGAACGACCTGCTGAAGTCCACCGAGGCGGAGCTTGAGC
This is a stretch of genomic DNA from Streptomyces sp. NBC_00536. It encodes these proteins:
- the tal gene encoding transaldolase, whose product is MTDALKRLSDEGVAIWLDDLSRKRITSGNLAELIDQQHVVGVTTNPSIFQKAISSGDGYEQQLADLAARKVTVDEAIRMITTADVRDAADILRPVYDSTEGQDGRVSIEVDPRLAHETTATIAEAKQLAWLVDRPNTLIKIPATKAGLPAITEVIGKGISVNVTLIFSLERYREVMDAYLAGLEKAKAAGLDLSKIHSVASFFVSRVDSEIDKRLDGIGTDEAKALKGKAALANARLAYEAYEEVFGTERWAALDKAQANKQRPLWASTGVKDPAYKDTLYVVDLVAPGTVNTMPEATMEATADHGEVTGDTIRGTYGQARAELDAVAKLGISYDDVVQLLEDEGVEKFEASWNDLLKSTEAELERLAPTEA